The following DNA comes from Streptomyces globosus.
GGAGCGCGTCAACGTCATCATCCCGCCGCTCTCCCTCACCGGCGCGACGCTGACCATCCGCCGCTTCCCGCGGGCCTTCACCCTGCACGAGATGATCTCCCTCGGCTCCCTCGACGAGCAGATGCTGATGCTGCTCGCCGGGCTGGTCCAGTCGAAGATGAACGTGATCGTCTCCGGCGCGACCGGCACCGGGAAGACCACCCTCCTCAACGCCCTCTCCGGCCTCATCCCGGACGGCGAGCGGATCATCACCATCGAGGACTCCGCCGAACTCCAGCTCCAGCAGGCACACGTCATCCGCCTGGAGTCCCGGCCCCCGAACGTCGAGGGCAAGGGCCAGATCACCATCCGCGACCTCGTACGCAACTCCCTGCGCATGCGCCCCGACCGCATCATCGTCGGCGAGGTCCGCGGCGGCGAGACCCTCGACATGCTCCAGGCCATGTCCACCGGCCACGACGGATCCCTCGCCACCGTCCACGCCAACAGCGCCGAGGACGCCCTCATGCGCCTGCAGACCCTCGCCTCCATGTCCGAGGTCGAGGTCCCCTTCGAGGCCCTTCAGGACCAGATCAACAGCGCCGTCGACATCGTCGTCCAGCTCACCCGCTTCGGCGACGGCTCCCGCCGCGTCACCGAGATCGCCGTCCTCGACTCGCACGGCCGCGAACCCTTCCGCATCACCACCGTCTGCCGCTTCGCGGCCCGGCCGATGGGCGCCGACGGCCGCGTCCACGGCTGGTTCGAGTACCACCCCCTGCCGCGCCGCGTCGCGGACCGCCTCTACATGAACAACCAGCCGATCCCGCAGGCCTTCGGCGTCGCCACGTCGGACGACCAGCTCGCCACCCGGACAGCCCTGTGAACCCACTCATCGCCGTCACGCTCGGCACCACCCTGCTGGCCTGCGTCCTCGTCATCGCGGGCGTCCACGTCTACCTCGCCGGCCGGGCCCAGCGCGCCGCCCTCATCGCCCGCCTCGCCTCCGACGGCGCCCCGGTGCCGGCCGGACGCCGCCGCCGCTTCCCCGGCGTCGACCGCCGACTGCGCGGGACGGCTCTCGGGCGGCGCATCGAGCGCAAGCTGGCCGTCACCGGCCTCGACCTCACCCCCGGCGAGTTCTTCGTCTACATGCTGATGTCCGTCGCCGGGATCTGGCTCCTCGCGGCGAGCTTGCTCGCCCCCTTCTTCGGCCCCGTCGCAGGCCTCGTCGGCCTGTGGGCGGCGGGCGCCTTCCTCGACTGGCAGCGCGCCCGGCGCACCGAGCGGTTCATCAACCAGCTTCCCGAACTCGCCCGCATCCTCGCCAACGCCACCCAGGCCGGACTCGCCCTGCGCACCGCCATCGCCATGGCCGCGGAGGAGCTCGAAGCGCCCGCCGGGGAGGAGCTGGCCCGCGTCGCCGACCGCCTCGCCGTCGGCCACTCCATCGAGGAGTCCCTCGGCGAGATCGCCGAACGGCTTCCCTCCCGCGAGCTCGTCGTCCTCGTCTCCACCCTGGTCCTCTCGGCCCGGGCCGGCGGCGCGCTCGTCGGCTCGCTGCGGAACCTGACGGTCACCCTGGAGCAGCGCAAGGAGACGCGGCGCGAGATCCGCACCCAGCTCTCCCAGGTCACCGTCACCGCCTACCTGGTCCCTGCGATCGGCCTGGGCTCCCTGCTGCTGGTGAACCTGATGATGCCCGGCGCACTGGACCGGATGACCGGCGCGTTCCTCGGCCAGAGCGCCGTGCTCGTCGCACTCGGCCTGTTCACCCTCGGGTTCGTGCTGATCCGCCGCCTATCGAAGATCGACGTGTGAGGGGGAGCGAGCCGACGTGACCGCCCTGCTGCTGGCCCTGGCCCTCGGAGCCTCCGTCCTCGGGATCTTCCACGGCATCCGGCTCTACCGGGCCGAGACGAAACTCCCGTCCGACCTGGCGCTCGCCCTGGAGGTCGGCGCCACCCGCACCACCGCCGTCGGCTCCGCCGTCGACCGGCTGGGCATCCGCTGGGCGCCGCTCGTGCTGCGCCTGATGGGGCCCGCCCGCGTGGCACGCAAACGCCGCCAGATCGACATGGCGGGCAACCCCGCCGGCCTCACCATCGACCGCTACGCGGCCCGCCGCGCCGTCTACGGCTTCCTCGGCGCCGTCGGCGCGTTCGCGATGCTGCTGAACGGGCAGCTCGTACCCGCGCTGCTGATGGTCGCCTTCGGCCTGTTCTGGATCGAGGCCGGACTGTGGTCGGCGATGCGGATGCGCCGCGACCACATCGAGCGGACCCTGCCCGACTTCCTCGATGTCCTCGCCGTCGTCGTCAGCGCCGGCCTCGGCTTCCGGCAGGCCCTGGAACGCGTCGCGGAGAAGTACGACGGCCCCTGGTCGGACGAGATCCGCATCACCCTCCAGCAGATGGACATGGGCGTCAGCCGCCGCCAGGCCTTCGACGAACTGCGCCGCCGCAACGACTCCGAACAGGTCGCCCAGTTCGTCACCGCCCTCCAGCAGGGCGAGGAACTCGGCTCCCCGATCGTGGACACCCTGATCGCCATCGCCGAGGACATGCGCCGCACCGACGCCCAGAACGCCCGCCGCCGCGCCGCCCGCGCCGTCCCCAAGGCCACCTTCGCGGTGACCATGTTCATGCTGCCCGGGACGCTGATCCTGCTCGTGTGCGGGTTCGTGTACGGGGCCGACGTCGACTTCGGCGCGCTGCTCGGAGGCGGCTGATGGCAGCGCTGAGCGTCCTCATCGCCGACGGCAACCCCGTCGTCCGCGCCGGCCTCGCCGCCCTCCTCGGCGCGGCGGGCGGCTTCGAGATCACCGCCGAGGCCGCCGACGGCCGTGAAGCCCTCAGCCTCACCCGCCGCCACGCCCCGGACGTCGTCCTGCTCGACGTCCGCATGCCCGGAGTCGACGGCATCTCGGCCCTCCCGCACCTGGTGCGGCTGGCGCCGGTGCTGATGCTGACGTACAGCCGCGAGGCCGAAATCATCCGGGAAACGCTCCTGCTGGGCGCCGGCGGCTACCTGGTGCACGGCGAATTCACGGCGGACGACCTGGTCCGGGCGGTCCGCGACGTCCGCGAGGGCCGCGCCCACTTCACGCCGACGGCCGCCGACGCGCTCCTCGCGGAACTCCGCGCCTCTTCGCAACCGCAACGAACTGTGGCACAGTTTCCGGAGCGGCTGCACAACTCTGTTCTGTTCGGGCTGAGTTCGCGGGAGGCGGAGATCATGGACCTGATCGCGTCCGGAATGAGCAACCAGCAGATCGCGGCCGCGTGCTTCATCAGCGAGAAGACGGTCAAGAACCACATCAACCGCATCTTCGCCAAGCTCCACAGCACCACCCGCAGCGAGGCGATAGCCCGCTGGCTGGGAACCGCCCGACCGGGGGTGACGGGACGTGGCTAGACACCGCGCACAGTGGGTCCGCAATTGGGCCCCGGGACCCTTGGTGACGAACCGTAACGCGCCGTACGGTCCGCAGACCGACAGCGCCACCGGACCGGGAGGGACCCCTCATGATGCAGAGCACCCTGGCGCGGATGCGGAAGCGGTACACCACGCCCCGAACCCGCGACCGCGGCCAGACGGCCTTCGAGTACCTGGGAATCATCCTCGTGGTGGTGGTCATCATCGGCGCGATCGTGGGCACGGGCATCGGGCAGGCCATCACCAACCGGATCGCAACGGCAGTGGCGGCGGTTACTGCGGGCAAGTGAGAGGTCGGTCCCGGGACCGGGGGCAGGCCTTTCCGATTTACATCGTCGCCATCGTCGGCATGCTCTTTGCTGCGCTTGCCTTCTTCGCCGTGGGCCAAGCAGCGTTAACGCGCAGCGACGCGCAAGGGGCAGCCGACGCGGCCGCCCTGGCGGCAGCCGGTGATGCACGAGATCACCTGCTGCCCGGTCTGGAAATCGCCACGTTGCGTGCTGCTGACTGGGAGAGGGTCCTCGAAGGCGACCTGCTCAGCAGTGCAGGCGCATGTGAGCAGGCCCACCGTTTCGCCGAGCGGAACAATGCGGTTGCGACATGTACTCAGGCGCAGCTGCGGTTTTCCGTCGAGGTGACGACCAATGGGACTGTCGGACAGTCAGTCATCCCGGGGACCAGTGGCCTGCACGGGCAGGCGAGGGCTACCGCTGCCATCGAACCCCGTTGCAGCCTCGCAGCTGCTCCGAGTCCTGAGCCCTCCGCCACTCCGAGTCCGTCCGGCACCGCAGGCCCCGGCTCCGGCGCCACGACGCGCCCGTCGCAGCCGCGCACGGTGAGGTTCAAGTGCAAGGGCGGTGCATCCGTGGAGCTGGATACCGCCAAGGGCGACCTGTGGCGCAAGGTGGCAAAGAGCCTGTTCGACGTGCGCCTGGTTGATTGACAGCAGACGAGACAAGGAAGCGGCATTGATGAGCACTCGGCATTCGGCGAGAGTCCGTGGGGCAGCGGCTGCGGTGATCGCAGCCGCCTTGGTGACCACGGCTGTGGGCTGCGGCCAGAGCGGCGGTGACGACTCCAAGGCACAACAGCCGTCTCCCTCGTCGAAGCCACATGATGTCCAGCCCAATGCGTCGAACGGGAGTCCTGCTCCGAAACCGACGGAGGTTCTGGGTACGGTCAACGGCGAGAATGGCGTGATTCTCACGATCAACTCGGCTGCAAGGGACGCCGGAGGCTTCCTGACCGTCAGTGGGGAGCTGAAGAACACCGGCAGCCAGGCATTTGCGAGCACCGCCGCTTGGCGAGGCAACGAGCTAAACAGCAGCGGAGCATCGGTCGCGGGAGTCACTCTGGTCGACAAGGCCGGCAAGAAGCGGTACTACGTGCTTCGCGACACTGAGGGCAGGTGTCTGTGCACGACAGGGCTGACGGTCATCGAGGCCGGTCAGACGGTGCCGTTCTTCGCGCAGTTCCCGGCTCCGCCGGCCAGCACGACCGAGGTCGAGTTCAACCTCCCGACGTTCGCCTCGGCGACGATCAAGATTTCCGGGTGACCCCATGACGACACGCCACCGCGTCGCCGCGTCAGCAGCCCTGATCGGCATGCTCATGGCCGGATTCCAAGCCGCCGGCATCGGCGTCGGCACGGCCGCCGCCGACGACGTCAAGCCGTCCGCCCCGCCCGGCACGGAGCCCTCCGCCGCGGCCCCCGTCCCCATCGACTCCCAGGCCCCGGGCCTGAAGATCCCCCAGGGCGGGACGCTCGCGCCCGTCAAGGTGCTCGACATCGCCGAGGTCGTCGAGGACCTCGGTGGCGAGCAGCGCCGCCAGGAGACCAACCAGACCGTCATGATGGCCCTCCAGTCGGAGGTCCTCTTCCCCGAGAACAGCGCCGTCTTCAACGCGGCCGCCGCCGCCCGGATACAGGCCATCGCGCAGGAGATCAACACCCAGAAGGCCGTCCGCATCCGCGTCTTCGGCTTCACCGACGACCAGGGCAGTTACGAGCACGGCCAGGTGCTGTCCAAGCAGCGTGCGGACGCCGTGCAGGCCGAGCTGGCGAAGACGGTCACCGTCCCCGGCGTGGTCTACGACGTCCGCGGCTACAGCGAGGACTACCCGATCGCGGACAACAGCACGGAGGAAGGCCGCAAGAAGAACCGCCGGGTCGAGATCACCTTCCCCCGCAGCACCGGCTCCGGCGCCGTCACCGGCGGTTAGCCGGCACGGCCGTCCGCCGCCCGCAGGAGGGCCGCGGCGGTGGCAGCCGCGCGGCGGGCGGGTTCGGGGCCGGGAGCGAGGGCGGCCACCGCCGTCGCGCCCTCGACCAGGATCAGGAGCTGCTCGGCCAGCTCCCCGCGGTCCGGCCCTGGCGGGAGGGCGTCCGCCAGCAGCGCTCGCAGTTCCGCCTTGTGGCGGCGTACGGGGTCCAGGACCGCGGCCGGGCCGCCCGCGCCGAGTTCGCCGTACGCGTTCAGGAACGCGCACCCGCGGAACCCC
Coding sequences within:
- a CDS encoding type II secretion system F family protein, translated to MNPLIAVTLGTTLLACVLVIAGVHVYLAGRAQRAALIARLASDGAPVPAGRRRRFPGVDRRLRGTALGRRIERKLAVTGLDLTPGEFFVYMLMSVAGIWLLAASLLAPFFGPVAGLVGLWAAGAFLDWQRARRTERFINQLPELARILANATQAGLALRTAIAMAAEELEAPAGEELARVADRLAVGHSIEESLGEIAERLPSRELVVLVSTLVLSARAGGALVGSLRNLTVTLEQRKETRREIRTQLSQVTVTAYLVPAIGLGSLLLVNLMMPGALDRMTGAFLGQSAVLVALGLFTLGFVLIRRLSKIDV
- a CDS encoding CpaF family protein, which encodes MSLRSRVATPDDRHGPREDGLLVSSYRAKLLEEIDLAEMSALAPAERRGRLERVLGHIISREGPVLSTAERAQLIRRVVDEALGLGVLEPLLEDPSISEIMVNGPDQIFVERAGRVEQLPLRFASHEQLMQTIERIVSTVNRRVDEANPMVDARLPSGERVNVIIPPLSLTGATLTIRRFPRAFTLHEMISLGSLDEQMLMLLAGLVQSKMNVIVSGATGTGKTTLLNALSGLIPDGERIITIEDSAELQLQQAHVIRLESRPPNVEGKGQITIRDLVRNSLRMRPDRIIVGEVRGGETLDMLQAMSTGHDGSLATVHANSAEDALMRLQTLASMSEVEVPFEALQDQINSAVDIVVQLTRFGDGSRRVTEIAVLDSHGREPFRITTVCRFAARPMGADGRVHGWFEYHPLPRRVADRLYMNNQPIPQAFGVATSDDQLATRTAL
- a CDS encoding pilus assembly protein TadG-related protein, with product MRGRSRDRGQAFPIYIVAIVGMLFAALAFFAVGQAALTRSDAQGAADAAALAAAGDARDHLLPGLEIATLRAADWERVLEGDLLSSAGACEQAHRFAERNNAVATCTQAQLRFSVEVTTNGTVGQSVIPGTSGLHGQARATAAIEPRCSLAAAPSPEPSATPSPSGTAGPGSGATTRPSQPRTVRFKCKGGASVELDTAKGDLWRKVAKSLFDVRLVD
- a CDS encoding TetR/AcrR family transcriptional regulator — translated: MDDEEARTRLLDAAEALFYAEGIQAVGMDRIRAESGVPLKRLYRLFPAKEALVAGYLERRDRRWTGSLRAAVTAAPADPVAAVFDWLAAWFSEPGFRGCAFLNAYGELGAGGPAAVLDPVRRHKAELRALLADALPPGPDRGELAEQLLILVEGATAVAALAPGPEPARRAAATAAALLRAADGRAG
- a CDS encoding DUF5936 domain-containing protein, which produces MTALLLALALGASVLGIFHGIRLYRAETKLPSDLALALEVGATRTTAVGSAVDRLGIRWAPLVLRLMGPARVARKRRQIDMAGNPAGLTIDRYAARRAVYGFLGAVGAFAMLLNGQLVPALLMVAFGLFWIEAGLWSAMRMRRDHIERTLPDFLDVLAVVVSAGLGFRQALERVAEKYDGPWSDEIRITLQQMDMGVSRRQAFDELRRRNDSEQVAQFVTALQQGEELGSPIVDTLIAIAEDMRRTDAQNARRRAARAVPKATFAVTMFMLPGTLILLVCGFVYGADVDFGALLGGG
- a CDS encoding OmpA family protein, whose protein sequence is MTTRHRVAASAALIGMLMAGFQAAGIGVGTAAADDVKPSAPPGTEPSAAAPVPIDSQAPGLKIPQGGTLAPVKVLDIAEVVEDLGGEQRRQETNQTVMMALQSEVLFPENSAVFNAAAAARIQAIAQEINTQKAVRIRVFGFTDDQGSYEHGQVLSKQRADAVQAELAKTVTVPGVVYDVRGYSEDYPIADNSTEEGRKKNRRVEITFPRSTGSGAVTGG
- a CDS encoding response regulator; protein product: MAALSVLIADGNPVVRAGLAALLGAAGGFEITAEAADGREALSLTRRHAPDVVLLDVRMPGVDGISALPHLVRLAPVLMLTYSREAEIIRETLLLGAGGYLVHGEFTADDLVRAVRDVREGRAHFTPTAADALLAELRASSQPQRTVAQFPERLHNSVLFGLSSREAEIMDLIASGMSNQQIAAACFISEKTVKNHINRIFAKLHSTTRSEAIARWLGTARPGVTGRG